A region of Vigna radiata var. radiata cultivar VC1973A chromosome 6, Vradiata_ver6, whole genome shotgun sequence DNA encodes the following proteins:
- the LOC106765261 gene encoding dr1-associated corepressor, giving the protein MRKKLDTRFPAARIKKIMQADEDVGKIALAVPVLVSKALELFLQDLCDRTYEITLQRGAKTMNSLHLKHCVQSYNVFDFLRDVVSRVPDYGHGHGHAEAGADDRAISKRRKAVGDDCNDSDEEAKRSKMQELSHTGSTGRGRGRGRGRGRGRGRPPLVRDTYHQDAESEPCPSVQPSNQQSANPSVAVDSGSESKDIPKEENVAAPVVSADSLRNIDLNAITNENDDKKASVAEPPSTEGKHEEILGWPLSDVDKMAIDSTQLAQLGRPLEEEEEDYDEEEG; this is encoded by the exons ATGAGGAAGAAGCTCGATACCCGTTTCCCTGCT GCTCGGATAAAGAAGATAATGCAAGCAGATGAGGATGTTGGAAAGATAGCACTGGCTGTTCCTGTTTTAGTTT CTAAAGCTCTCGAACTATTTTTGCAAGATCTTTGTGACCGTACTTATGAAATAACTCTTCAAAGAGGAGCAAAGACCATGAATTCGTTGCATTT AAAACATTGTGTACAAAGCTATAATGTCTTTGACTTTCTGAGGGACGTTGTTAGCAGAGTTCCTGATTACGGTCATGGTCATGGCCATGCTGAGGCTGGTGCTGATGATCGGGCCATTTCAAAAAGAAG GAAAGCTGTTGGTGATGATTGTAATGACAGTGATGAAGAGGCTAAGAGAAGCAAGAtg CAAGAGTTGAGCCACACTGGCAGTACTGGTAGAGGAAGAGGCCGGGGTAGAGGAAGAGGCCGTGGCCGAGGACGACCACCTTTAGTAAGAGACACATATCATCAGGATGCTGAATCTGAGCCATGCCCTTCTGTTCAGCCGAGCAACCAACAAAGTGCAAACCCAAGTGTTGCAGTGGACAGTGGTTCTGAGTCAAAAGATATACCAAAGGAGGAGAATGTTGCAGCTCCTGTTGTAAGCGCTGATTCACTCCGGAACATTGACCTGAATGCCATTACGaatgaaaatgatgacaaaAAAGCTAGCGTGGCAGAACCTCCTTCAACAGAGGGCAAGCATGAAGAGATTCTGGGGTGGCCACTTTCTGATGTGGACAAGATGGCCATTGATTCGACACAGCTTGCGCAGCTGGGTAGGCCATtagaagaggaggaggaagatTATGACGAGGAGGAGGGGTAA